The following are encoded together in the Lathyrus oleraceus cultivar Zhongwan6 chromosome 3, CAAS_Psat_ZW6_1.0, whole genome shotgun sequence genome:
- the LOC127131177 gene encoding uncharacterized protein LOC127131177 — MLQHQDTDATKNTKSTQKVSAPPMGVPDDEILDVSPLFVIPGADIDLTQPISIHASTSACSNQGNPSSIPSDPTPATNSKEGTHYTNRVIRDLVTRILNEGHYVKGVSTPLSQIYPSPEVQQHSGKDDESSNYEKDLVAERLRSLRQTMFEKGKFVASHTANASHSKKRDYANLVIDIEDGSSDDQEESLIHHMNSSVAKRMKTHKGKFVAELMKSPVKVLAVHLDNISFHLEDGAAKWKFVIQRRVAVARELGKDVADVKEVMDLIKVDGLLKTVVGFSQCYEGLVKEFIVNIPEDISDKNNKEFCKVYVRGIKNEGAGELEVTDNQVCREITARQVKVWPVKKHLPAGKLIIKYAILHKIGAANWVPTNHIFTIANTLVRFNFAVGTKVKFD; from the exons ATGTTACAACATCAAGATACAGATGCTACTAAAAATACTAAGTCTACTCAAAAGGTTAGTGCTCCTCCCATGGGCGTCCCTGATGATGAGATTCTGGATGTTTCTCCTCTCTTTGTTATTCCCGGCGCGGATATTGATTTGACCCAACCCATCTCCATTCATGCCTCCACTTCTGCATGTTCCAATCAAGGTAATCCCTCTAGTATTCCTTCTGATCCAACTCCTGCCACTAACTCTAAGGAAGGAACACACTATACTAATCGTGTTATAAGAGACCTAGTCACTAGAATTCTTAATGAAGGCCACTATGTGAAGGGAGTTTCTACTCCCCTTTCTCAAATctacccctctcctgaggttcAACAACATAGTGGTAAGGATGACGAATCCTCCAATTATGAAAAGGACTTGGTTGCTGAAAGGTTGCGCTCTCTAAGGCAGACCATGTTTGAAAAAGGGAAATTTGTGGCTTCACACACTGCTAATGCTTCCCACTCTAAGAAGCGTGATTATGCAAATCTTGTGATTGATATAGAGGATGGTAGCTCTGATGATCAAGAGGAAAGCTTGATTCATCACATGAATTCAAGTGTGGCTAAACGCATGAAGACTCACAAAGGAAAATTTGTGGCTGAACTTAT GAAGTCTCCTGTTAAAGTTCTTGCTGTTCATTTGGATAACATCTCCTTCCATCTTGAGGATGGAGCTGCTaagtggaaatttgtgattcaGAGAAGGGTAGCTGTGGCAAGGGAATTGGGAAAAGATGTTGCTGATgtcaaggaggtcatggacctgataaAAGTTGATGGGCTGTTGAAGACTGTTGTTGGGTTCTCTCAATGCTATGAAGGTTTAGTTAAGGAATTTATTGTTAACATTCCTGAGGATATTTCTGATAAGAACAACAAGGAGTTCTGCAAGGTGTATGTGAGGG GCATAAAAAATGAGGGTGCAGGAGAATTAGAAGTTACAGACAATCAGGTCTGTAGGGAGATTACAGCTAGGCAGGTGAAAGTTTGGCCTGttaaaaagcatcttcctgctgGGAAGTTGATTATCAAGTATGCTATCCTGCATAAAATAGGAGCTGCCAACTGGGTCCCTACAAACCATATCTTCACCATTGCTAATACTCTTGTGAGGTTTAATTTTGCTGTTGGGACAAAAGTGAAATTTGACTAA